In Anaerobacillus isosaccharinicus, one genomic interval encodes:
- a CDS encoding DEAD/DEAH box helicase produces the protein MSTKSNFERFQLKPFIIEALNDQRFSLPTEIQERLIPAIISGKDVIGQSQTGSGKTLAFLIPILERIDVAKEEVQAVITAPTRELAAQIFSELEKILQFNKSEDEIDISANLIVGGTDRLKTIGKLKTQPHIVVGTPGRVLDMVEEQALKVYTSQIFVVDEADQMLDMGFIEEVDKIASRMGEELQMLVFSATIPEKLQPFLKKYMNNPRHVQVDPQQTTAEKIEHFLLPAKHRDKLKLVVDIAKKYNPYFAIIFANTKEQVDEVANAMLQAGLNVERIHGGLQPRHRKSVMKDVNAAKVQYLVASDLAARGIDIKGVTHIINYELPKNDLDWYIHRVGRSARAGQSGIALSIYEEKDEPSIQKLMDRKIRFTYVDLKNGEFVELENKVRRHVRKTTIVTPTGTKKGTVVANTGGKAKAKPKKVKPSYKKRARWAQEKVDLQNRRKKKK, from the coding sequence ATGAGTACTAAATCGAATTTTGAGCGTTTCCAGTTAAAGCCATTTATCATTGAAGCTTTAAATGACCAACGCTTTTCGTTGCCAACAGAAATACAAGAACGGTTAATTCCAGCAATCATTTCTGGAAAAGATGTAATTGGACAATCACAGACAGGATCAGGTAAAACATTAGCTTTTTTAATTCCAATTTTAGAGCGAATTGATGTAGCGAAAGAAGAAGTACAAGCTGTTATTACAGCGCCTACAAGAGAATTAGCTGCACAAATTTTTTCCGAATTAGAAAAAATTCTTCAGTTTAATAAAAGCGAAGATGAAATTGATATTTCGGCAAACCTTATTGTTGGTGGTACTGACCGTTTAAAAACAATTGGGAAATTAAAAACTCAACCACATATCGTTGTAGGAACTCCAGGACGAGTTTTGGATATGGTCGAAGAACAAGCGTTAAAAGTCTACACTTCACAAATCTTTGTTGTAGATGAAGCAGATCAAATGCTTGATATGGGCTTTATTGAAGAAGTAGATAAAATTGCTTCACGTATGGGAGAAGAATTACAAATGTTAGTTTTTTCGGCGACAATTCCAGAAAAACTACAACCATTTTTAAAGAAATATATGAACAACCCGCGTCATGTTCAAGTTGATCCACAACAAACGACAGCAGAAAAAATTGAACACTTCTTATTACCAGCAAAACATCGAGATAAGTTAAAGCTCGTTGTAGATATTGCCAAGAAATATAATCCATATTTCGCAATTATCTTTGCCAATACAAAAGAACAAGTTGATGAGGTAGCAAATGCAATGCTGCAAGCAGGGCTAAATGTAGAAAGAATTCACGGTGGTTTACAGCCTAGACATCGGAAGTCAGTCATGAAAGATGTAAATGCGGCTAAGGTACAATATTTAGTTGCTTCAGATCTAGCAGCACGAGGCATTGATATTAAAGGGGTAACTCATATCATTAATTACGAGTTACCAAAAAACGACTTAGATTGGTATATTCACCGCGTTGGTCGTTCTGCAAGGGCAGGACAATCTGGGATTGCTTTATCTATCTATGAAGAAAAAGATGAACCGTCAATTCAAAAATTAATGGATCGAAAAATTCGCTTTACTTATGTAGATTTAAAGAACGGCGAATTTGTAGAATTAGAAAATAAAGTACGACGTCACGTAAGAAAGACAACAATCGTAACACCAACAGGCACGAAAAAAGGTACAGTTGTAGCGAATACTGGTGGTAAAGCGAAAGCAAAACCGAAAAAAGTAAAACCATCTTATAAGAAGCGAGCTAGATGGGCACAAGAAAAGGTTGATCTACAAAATAGAAGAAAGAAAAAGAAATAA
- a CDS encoding CarD family transcriptional regulator yields MFNVGDHVVYPYHGAGTIRDIEVKEVLGEKLSYFVLYFPLNDVTLMLPEDRINSSGLRKVIEENQLDELIYALQNGIQTKNENPKQYSRENENLLKTGNIIDAAHVIANLSLKDYERTNGLHIQDRKNLDKAKQFIVSELVLANDMTEEEAYAFIDENVQISQGA; encoded by the coding sequence ATGTTCAATGTAGGTGATCACGTCGTATATCCATATCACGGTGCTGGAACAATTCGAGATATTGAAGTAAAGGAAGTTTTAGGGGAAAAGTTGTCTTATTTTGTTTTATATTTCCCTCTAAATGATGTAACATTAATGCTTCCGGAAGATCGGATTAACAGCTCAGGGTTAAGAAAGGTTATTGAAGAAAATCAACTAGATGAACTAATTTATGCCCTTCAAAATGGTATTCAAACGAAAAATGAGAATCCTAAACAATACTCAAGAGAAAACGAAAATTTATTAAAAACAGGAAACATTATTGACGCAGCTCATGTTATTGCTAACTTAAGCTTAAAGGATTATGAACGTACTAACGGTCTTCATATTCAAGATCGTAAAAACTTAGATAAAGCAAAACAATTCATTGTAAGTGAATTAGTGCTTGCAAATGACATGACAGAAGAAGAAGCATATGCTTTTATCGATGAAAACGTTCAAATCTCACAAGGCGCATAA
- the vrrA gene encoding VrrA/YqfQ family protein — MMFLKERMELMYPMPTPQMPPIAPGASMLGRGLLQGGAANQLASLPLQQGAMSQSGGILSKLLGGAQAGGGGLNNILGMLQNAQKAIGVYQQVSPMVKQYAPFVKSLPALISMMRGSNSEQEETNENVAVEDIEIEEDVKKKTKKKKSKKDNSKTSNIKKNATKKPTKDKQKKKSQKEISKGLPAPKLYI; from the coding sequence ATGATGTTTTTGAAGGAAAGGATGGAGCTCATGTATCCAATGCCAACACCGCAAATGCCACCAATTGCTCCTGGAGCTTCGATGTTAGGTCGAGGATTGCTTCAAGGAGGTGCTGCAAACCAACTTGCAAGTTTGCCACTTCAACAAGGTGCAATGAGTCAATCCGGTGGTATATTATCTAAACTTTTAGGTGGTGCACAAGCTGGGGGCGGTGGCTTAAATAATATTCTAGGTATGCTACAAAATGCCCAAAAAGCCATAGGCGTGTATCAACAAGTAAGTCCAATGGTGAAACAATATGCACCCTTTGTTAAATCTTTACCAGCTCTTATTAGCATGATGAGGGGCAGTAATTCCGAGCAAGAAGAAACTAATGAGAACGTCGCTGTAGAAGATATTGAAATAGAAGAAGACGTCAAGAAAAAAACGAAAAAGAAAAAAAGCAAAAAGGATAATAGTAAAACCAGTAATATCAAAAAAAACGCGACAAAAAAACCAACAAAAGATAAACAAAAAAAGAAGTCACAGAAAGAAATTTCAAAGGGACTTCCCGCACCAAAACTTTATATTTAA